The following coding sequences are from one Deinococcus sp. JMULE3 window:
- the xerC gene encoding tyrosine recombinase XerC, whose product MSFALVQHNLELQARADRVAALEPEARRREAVRAARDADPEALWALVEAFLVTHGRRGARVSDHTLSSYRTGLQVFLDWAAPAGVSLLRPGGSDGYRFTRHLEGARLAPSSVRTRLAAARALYGALRWSGATDAAPFTDVRTAPDPTPRHEKRKPYTDADLAAMLLAAGPQESVILLLGAHCGLRNAEMRSLAWGDVHLDGPAPFVNVLGKRGRRQDVALSRSAAAALRVWRGLRGQVRPSDPVLLIRSSRGLGRAVERVCRESGVAYDGREVHGLRHSAGTRVYTVTSDLLAVRDTLRHRSIDSSEIYVDYARAQKPKVNADW is encoded by the coding sequence ATGTCGTTCGCGCTCGTGCAGCACAACCTGGAGTTGCAGGCCCGCGCCGATCGGGTGGCGGCGCTGGAACCGGAAGCGCGCCGCCGGGAAGCGGTGCGCGCGGCGAGGGACGCGGACCCCGAGGCGCTGTGGGCGCTGGTCGAGGCGTTCCTGGTGACGCATGGCCGCCGGGGCGCGCGGGTCAGTGATCACACCCTGTCGAGCTACCGGACCGGCCTGCAGGTGTTCCTGGACTGGGCGGCTCCGGCGGGCGTGAGCCTGCTGCGGCCCGGCGGCAGTGACGGGTACCGATTTACTCGGCACCTGGAGGGGGCGCGGCTCGCTCCGTCGAGTGTCCGGACGCGCCTGGCGGCGGCCAGGGCGCTGTACGGGGCGCTGCGGTGGAGCGGGGCGACGGACGCCGCGCCGTTCACGGATGTCCGGACCGCGCCGGACCCGACGCCGCGTCACGAGAAGCGCAAGCCGTACACGGACGCGGATCTGGCGGCGATGCTGCTGGCGGCCGGGCCGCAGGAGAGCGTGATTCTGCTGCTGGGCGCGCACTGCGGGTTGCGGAACGCGGAGATGCGGTCCCTGGCATGGGGTGACGTGCACCTGGACGGTCCCGCGCCGTTCGTGAACGTGCTGGGGAAGCGGGGTCGCCGTCAGGACGTGGCGCTGTCGCGGTCCGCGGCGGCGGCGCTGCGGGTCTGGAGGGGCCTGCGCGGGCAGGTCCGGCCGAGTGATCCGGTGCTGCTGATCCGCTCCAGCCGCGGCCTGGGGCGCGCGGTGGAGCGGGTGTGCCGCGAGTCGGGCGTCGCGTACGACGGGCGGGAGGTGCATGGGCTGCGGCACAGCGCGGGCACGCGGGTGTACACGGTGACCAGTGACCTGCTCGCGGTGCGGGACACGCTGCGGCACCGCTCGATCGACAGCAGTGAGATCTACGTCGATTACGCCCGGGCGCAGAAGCCGAAGGTGAACGCGGACTGGTAG
- a CDS encoding helix-turn-helix transcriptional regulator, translated as MNGNIGVREGLRKWTVENTAHLRQPRQLNPDKLIAARLAAGIDTQWQMADLIGMTRGRYNRWEQPNPPTNLPHRIVAPMLTILGVQWDDISDPIP; from the coding sequence GTGAACGGAAACATAGGGGTACGGGAAGGGTTGCGGAAATGGACGGTGGAGAACACCGCCCACCTCCGCCAGCCTCGCCAGCTCAACCCCGACAAGCTCATCGCCGCGCGCCTCGCCGCGGGCATCGACACCCAGTGGCAGATGGCGGACCTGATCGGCATGACGCGCGGCCGCTACAACCGCTGGGAGCAACCCAACCCACCCACCAACCTCCCGCACCGCATCGTCGCGCCCATGCTGACCATCCTCGGCGTGCAGTGGGACGACATCAGCGACCCCATCCCCTGA
- a CDS encoding ParB/RepB/Spo0J family partition protein: MPTTAPTAPAAATTGWMHPNNSHVAHWYDGSRVLCGRTVPTGTQIVNTDPHADVKKCLKCSASVAKLPAPVAAGTEPTATEELPDTPTPAPTINLTPGTLGLHAVPLHQTARSGCNVRSHYDSAAIEELAASLRAEGQIENATGRWNADEQVEIVAGESRRRAQLLRQEQGDTDLTLLVNVRQLTDAEALSISATENMRRRNMTALEECEAMHRLNDAGRSVEDLQIMFGYKSAQPVADRILVARLLHTTPRDLLDRGELSLAQAVIIARAPGQDLQLSMTSEATRRHNPASATDLSQQLTRGQFLVKTAKFNVEKSGLEVVSDLFGAFEPYFKDKGKALNAQIEWANARAEKARAKGKHPFVAVESGGGGAYGTLDGGRKYQYSYTSDANGLIFYINTNDGSVSEETHYRLKASAKQEAVKAGQAKADAPARPISDAAYQEAHERRALALRESVVGNTHVTLALTVWGLLVNDSVGMVKHGEVNGLPRDLAGMPELAAAVERLRDRIRPGTHAKGTAYNQHPLLSGNSTAERQPMLELLLSFTDQDLLECLNTLTALSAYDWPQYNNQHEVRAEYSYLASLTDAPQRLAANFTLSDEWLKRYPRESLLALAGEAGLELAPLEACKTQKEMRALIVEQADRLHREGFVPSLLRFPELPAKAAAHA, from the coding sequence ATGCCCACCACAGCCCCCACCGCCCCGGCCGCCGCCACGACCGGATGGATGCACCCCAACAACAGCCACGTCGCACACTGGTACGACGGCAGCCGAGTCCTGTGTGGCCGCACCGTGCCCACGGGCACCCAGATCGTCAACACCGACCCCCACGCCGACGTCAAGAAGTGCCTGAAGTGCAGCGCTTCTGTCGCCAAGCTGCCCGCACCTGTCGCCGCAGGTACCGAACCGACCGCGACGGAAGAACTGCCAGACACACCCACTCCCGCCCCCACCATCAATCTCACGCCGGGCACCCTCGGCCTGCACGCCGTGCCACTGCACCAGACCGCCCGCAGCGGCTGCAACGTCCGCAGCCACTACGACTCTGCCGCAATCGAGGAACTCGCCGCCAGCCTGCGTGCCGAGGGGCAGATCGAGAACGCCACTGGCCGCTGGAACGCCGACGAGCAGGTCGAGATCGTCGCCGGTGAATCCCGCCGCCGCGCGCAGCTGCTACGCCAGGAACAGGGCGACACGGACCTGACCCTGCTGGTCAACGTCCGCCAGCTCACCGACGCCGAGGCCCTGAGCATCAGCGCCACCGAGAACATGCGCCGCCGCAACATGACCGCCCTGGAGGAGTGCGAGGCCATGCACCGCCTGAACGACGCGGGCCGCAGCGTCGAGGACCTCCAGATCATGTTCGGGTACAAGTCCGCGCAACCAGTCGCCGACCGCATCCTCGTGGCTCGGCTGCTGCACACCACCCCGCGCGACCTGCTGGACCGCGGCGAACTGAGCCTCGCGCAGGCCGTGATCATCGCCCGCGCACCCGGCCAGGATCTCCAGCTGAGCATGACCAGCGAGGCCACCCGCCGCCACAACCCGGCCAGCGCGACCGACCTGTCCCAGCAGCTCACGCGAGGGCAGTTCCTGGTCAAGACGGCGAAGTTCAACGTCGAGAAGAGCGGTCTGGAGGTCGTAAGCGATCTGTTCGGCGCATTCGAGCCGTACTTCAAGGACAAGGGCAAGGCCCTGAACGCGCAGATCGAATGGGCGAACGCCCGCGCCGAGAAGGCCCGCGCGAAGGGCAAGCATCCCTTCGTCGCCGTCGAGAGCGGGGGAGGCGGCGCGTACGGCACACTCGACGGGGGGCGGAAGTACCAGTACTCGTACACGTCGGACGCCAACGGCCTGATCTTCTACATCAACACCAACGACGGCAGCGTCAGTGAGGAGACCCACTACCGCCTGAAGGCCAGCGCGAAGCAGGAGGCCGTGAAGGCTGGGCAAGCCAAGGCCGACGCGCCGGCCCGCCCCATCTCGGACGCTGCGTACCAGGAAGCCCATGAGCGCCGCGCGCTGGCCCTGCGTGAGTCTGTGGTGGGCAACACCCACGTGACCCTGGCCCTGACTGTCTGGGGCCTGCTGGTGAATGACAGCGTCGGCATGGTGAAGCACGGCGAGGTGAACGGACTGCCCAGGGACCTCGCGGGCATGCCCGAACTCGCGGCGGCCGTCGAGCGGCTACGCGACCGCATCCGCCCCGGCACGCATGCCAAGGGCACGGCTTACAACCAGCACCCGCTGCTGAGCGGCAACAGCACGGCCGAGCGCCAGCCCATGCTGGAACTGCTGCTGTCCTTCACCGACCAGGACCTCCTGGAATGCCTGAACACGCTCACGGCCCTGTCTGCCTACGACTGGCCCCAGTACAACAACCAGCACGAAGTGCGCGCCGAGTACTCGTACCTTGCCAGCCTGACCGACGCTCCCCAGCGGCTCGCCGCGAACTTCACCCTCTCCGACGAGTGGCTCAAGCGGTACCCGCGCGAATCGCTGCTGGCCCTGGCCGGGGAAGCCGGGCTGGAACTGGCGCCGCTGGAGGCCTGCAAAACCCAGAAGGAGATGCGCGCCCTGATTGTCGAGCAGGCTGACCGCCTGCACCGCGAAGGGTTCGTGCCCAGCCTGCTGCGCTTCCCCGAGCTTCCCGCGAAGGCGGCGGCCCATGCCTGA